Proteins from a genomic interval of Chloroflexota bacterium:
- a CDS encoding DegT/DnrJ/EryC1/StrS family aminotransferase, with translation MEKLAIRGGTPVCTTKFPSWPQHDEREKELLHQVLESSRWGGTAHGPMVMELNARFCDYHDALFGIPLTSCTAGLDIGLRAFDIGPGDEVIVPAFTFMATAFAPMYVGADVVFADVDPNSLCLDPAAVAAAITPRTRAIIPVHFGGYPAQIDELGAIAKAHDLAVIVDCAHAHGTEWAGKKVGGWGDLNSYSFNQAKNMTCGEGGLATTDNEALWERCFYTLACFGRKNGRPWYEHHELGQAYPMNEFQAAVCLPQLERLDEHTKRRNQNAAYLSSMLTEIPGLTVQELAPEVTQHGYHIYPMRLDAEEFGTDRETFLQAVQAEGIGISSGYPWPLYDNPMFDKSDGSVKGAIGGFRTEPCPVTERLCHEEAAWIGQTTLLADQSAMDDIAAAIAKVQRNVDQLQAVYS, from the coding sequence ATGGAGAAATTAGCGATTCGCGGCGGCACGCCGGTATGTACAACAAAGTTCCCTTCCTGGCCTCAGCACGATGAGCGGGAAAAGGAACTCTTGCACCAGGTGTTGGAGAGCAGCCGATGGGGCGGCACGGCCCACGGCCCGATGGTCATGGAACTCAACGCGCGTTTCTGCGACTACCACGACGCCTTGTTTGGGATACCGCTTACGAGCTGCACCGCGGGCCTGGACATCGGCCTGCGGGCTTTTGACATCGGACCCGGCGACGAGGTGATCGTGCCGGCCTTCACCTTCATGGCCACGGCTTTTGCGCCCATGTACGTCGGCGCTGACGTGGTGTTTGCCGACGTAGACCCCAACTCGCTCTGTCTCGATCCGGCGGCAGTGGCCGCTGCTATCACGCCCCGCACCCGCGCCATCATACCCGTGCACTTTGGCGGCTATCCCGCACAGATTGACGAACTCGGCGCCATTGCAAAGGCTCACGACCTGGCCGTCATCGTCGATTGCGCTCACGCTCACGGCACCGAATGGGCCGGCAAGAAGGTGGGCGGCTGGGGCGACCTGAATTCCTACAGCTTCAACCAGGCCAAGAACATGACCTGCGGCGAGGGCGGCCTGGCGACCACCGACAACGAAGCCCTGTGGGAACGCTGCTTCTACACGCTGGCGTGCTTTGGCCGCAAGAACGGCCGCCCCTGGTACGAGCACCACGAGCTCGGCCAGGCCTACCCCATGAACGAATTCCAGGCCGCCGTCTGCCTGCCGCAACTCGAGCGGCTCGACGAGCACACGAAGCGGCGCAACCAAAACGCGGCGTATCTCTCCAGCATGCTCACGGAGATCCCCGGTCTCACGGTGCAGGAACTAGCGCCGGAGGTCACGCAGCACGGCTACCACATCTACCCCATGCGTCTGGATGCCGAGGAGTTCGGCACCGACCGTGAGACCTTCCTGCAGGCGGTGCAGGCGGAGGGCATCGGCATATCCAGCGGCTACCCGTGGCCGCTGTATGACAACCCCATGTTCGATAAGTCCGACGGCTCGGTGAAAGGTGCCATCGGCGGTTTTCGCACTGAGCCGTGTCCGGTCACCGAGCGGCTTTGCCACGAGGAAGCGGCCTGGATCGGCCAGACCAC